The Pricia mediterranea genome includes a window with the following:
- a CDS encoding arylesterase: MQNILKFRYILIVLLIFSCGEGPKKNTEPKPARTPDAVTRAAITSEEKTILFYGNSLTAGYGLDTEEAFPALIQNRLDSLGLNYVAINSGLSGETTSGGLNRLDWVLNQDVDIFVLELGANDGLRGIPITETRNNLQAIIDKVRLKNPDTEIILAGMQIPPNMGQQYTDDFRQIFPELAKKNDIPLIPFLLEGVAGRPDLNQDDGIHPTAAGQKIVRDNVWEVLKDVIQEERVLLQ; the protein is encoded by the coding sequence ATGCAGAACATCTTAAAGTTTCGTTATATTTTAATTGTGCTCTTGATCTTCTCCTGCGGGGAAGGCCCGAAAAAGAATACTGAACCGAAACCCGCCCGAACCCCCGACGCCGTCACTAGGGCCGCTATAACATCAGAAGAAAAAACCATTCTTTTCTATGGCAATAGCCTCACGGCGGGGTATGGGCTCGATACCGAAGAAGCGTTTCCGGCCTTGATACAGAACCGGTTGGATTCCCTGGGCCTAAACTACGTCGCCATCAATTCCGGCCTGAGCGGGGAAACCACTTCGGGGGGACTCAACCGGTTGGATTGGGTACTGAACCAAGATGTGGATATTTTTGTTTTGGAGCTGGGGGCTAACGACGGGCTCCGCGGTATTCCCATTACGGAAACCAGAAACAACCTGCAGGCCATCATCGATAAAGTACGACTCAAAAATCCCGATACGGAGATTATACTGGCGGGTATGCAGATCCCTCCGAACATGGGTCAACAATATACCGATGATTTTCGACAGATTTTTCCCGAGCTGGCAAAAAAGAACGACATCCCGTTAATTCCGTTTTTATTGGAAGGGGTAGCCGGGCGTCCCGATCTCAATCAAGACGATGGCATCCACCCTACTGCAGCGGGACAAAAAATAGTAAGGGACAATGTTTGGGAGGTTTTAAAGGACGTCATTCAAGAAGAAAGGGTATTATTACAGTAA
- a CDS encoding invasin domain 3-containing protein codes for MKLKFFKRYFLFASLIASFAMLPAACSSDDGGDEPPVVVATPDPANPNTTITAESPVTADGTATSKVTVKIADTDGKPIANSAGKVVLTATGSANVSDVTDNKNGSYSATVTNTVAETVTISGALDGKAITDKAEIVFEAAAIVAGDPDPTNENTTLTSTAPTNENGVSTAEVTVQLADADGILLAVSGGTVTLTATGSATLTDAGVVDNEDGTYTAIFENSVQENVTISGALDGVAITSTTDITFNPEDANPAIEGVQQTPEAEIQGPSLIRINSGGPEVTLDGKVFLADQYFDTENTVAYTNPNVTDIAGTESDSLYLTERITKDGTSIRGPFSYNIPVTNGTYTVKLYFAEIYWGLENPEGFEGDIGKRIFNVSMEDTQIFAGYDLVKDVNPATASSRMYDIEVTDGVLNITFEASVNKPKISGIEVFGTGTVGDM; via the coding sequence ATGAAGCTCAAATTTTTTAAAAGGTATTTTCTGTTTGCATCGTTGATCGCCTCATTTGCGATGCTACCCGCCGCATGCAGTAGCGATGACGGGGGCGACGAACCTCCGGTGGTAGTTGCTACGCCGGACCCTGCGAATCCGAACACCACGATTACCGCCGAATCGCCAGTAACTGCCGACGGCACCGCAACCTCGAAAGTGACCGTAAAAATTGCCGACACCGACGGGAAACCCATTGCCAACAGTGCCGGGAAGGTAGTCTTGACCGCCACAGGTTCGGCCAATGTATCGGATGTGACCGACAATAAAAATGGCAGCTACTCCGCAACGGTCACCAATACCGTTGCCGAAACCGTTACTATTTCAGGGGCATTGGACGGAAAGGCTATCACGGACAAGGCAGAGATTGTCTTCGAGGCCGCTGCGATCGTAGCCGGTGATCCGGACCCGACCAATGAAAATACGACTTTAACGTCTACCGCCCCGACAAACGAAAATGGGGTATCAACAGCCGAAGTGACCGTACAGCTCGCCGATGCCGATGGCATTCTTTTAGCTGTTTCCGGTGGAACCGTCACCTTGACCGCTACCGGGTCAGCGACCCTTACCGATGCGGGCGTTGTTGATAACGAGGATGGTACATATACCGCAATTTTCGAGAATAGCGTGCAGGAGAACGTAACGATTTCAGGAGCTTTGGACGGAGTTGCGATTACCAGCACCACGGACATCACTTTCAACCCCGAGGATGCCAACCCGGCGATTGAAGGGGTTCAGCAAACTCCCGAAGCAGAGATACAAGGTCCTTCCTTAATCCGAATTAATAGCGGAGGACCGGAAGTTACCTTGGACGGGAAGGTTTTCTTGGCGGACCAGTATTTCGATACGGAGAACACCGTAGCCTATACGAACCCGAACGTGACCGACATAGCCGGTACCGAAAGTGACTCGCTTTACCTGACGGAGCGGATTACGAAGGACGGAACCAGCATTAGAGGCCCGTTCTCGTATAACATTCCCGTGACCAACGGCACCTATACCGTCAAGCTGTATTTTGCCGAGATTTACTGGGGTCTTGAAAACCCAGAAGGGTTTGAAGGTGACATTGGAAAACGTATCTTCAACGTCAGCATGGAAGACACTCAGATATTTGCGGGTTACGACCTCGTAAAGGACGTAAATCCTGCTACGGCCAGTTCAAGAATGTACGATATCGAAGTGACCGACGGCGTACTGAACATTACCTTTGAGGCCAGTGTCAACAAACCGAAGATCTCGGGCATCGAGGTATTCGGTACCGGAACTGTCGGTGATATGTAA
- a CDS encoding sensor histidine kinase — MPKNLHLEESLREKARLVIKIHYISSLFSFLFSGICFYVLNIKHVIPYVFLTFGILNLINVLIYNYHRSLALTYNIVSIMTLTGACIITLYSGGINSPFIFVLVLVIVAGYVTTRAYGNLYLNLSLLIILIIYLQSIADFNFGVNVIPEKSRNVFALISVLFSIYLLGGVFGKNLLHAHNDLYKTKSKLEEKINEKRTLIKEVHHRVKNNLQTISSLLSLQSRNSGDQEVQRFLKSSQNRVISMAMVHKKLYMRQDLTNIDFRSYVQELAEHLIQSVKDTKNDITLEIDIPEVQLNIDTAIPLGLLINESITNSLKFGIQERSKKKIYIHLQKGDSDEYILYIGDNGIGFSESVTHKNSKSLGLKLIHNLVRQLQGTIIRDFTRDGTHYTITFKMVRNHSSMRS, encoded by the coding sequence ATGCCCAAGAATCTACATCTGGAAGAAAGTCTTCGGGAGAAGGCACGTCTGGTAATAAAGATCCATTACATCAGTTCGCTTTTTTCCTTTCTATTTTCCGGAATTTGTTTCTACGTATTGAATATTAAGCACGTCATTCCATACGTATTCCTCACGTTCGGCATTTTGAACCTCATCAACGTCTTAATCTATAACTACCACCGCAGTCTCGCCCTAACCTACAATATCGTATCGATAATGACCTTGACCGGAGCCTGTATTATAACATTGTACAGTGGAGGCATCAACAGTCCCTTTATTTTCGTTTTGGTTTTAGTCATAGTAGCTGGCTATGTAACTACCCGAGCCTACGGAAATCTTTACCTCAACCTCAGCCTGCTGATCATTCTTATAATTTATTTGCAAAGTATCGCCGATTTTAATTTTGGTGTTAATGTGATACCAGAAAAATCAAGAAACGTATTCGCACTGATCAGCGTACTTTTTTCAATTTATCTCCTCGGGGGCGTTTTTGGGAAGAACTTGTTGCACGCCCACAACGATCTATACAAGACCAAAAGTAAACTTGAGGAAAAAATCAACGAAAAGAGAACCTTGATCAAAGAGGTACATCACCGAGTCAAAAATAACCTACAGACCATTTCAAGCCTGTTGAGCCTACAATCGCGCAATAGTGGGGACCAAGAGGTTCAGCGATTTTTAAAAAGCAGCCAGAACCGGGTCATTTCAATGGCCATGGTACACAAAAAACTATACATGCGCCAAGACCTTACGAACATTGATTTTCGTAGCTATGTTCAAGAACTAGCAGAACATTTGATACAATCCGTAAAGGATACGAAAAACGATATCACCCTAGAAATCGATATCCCCGAGGTACAACTGAACATAGACACGGCCATTCCCCTTGGCCTTTTGATCAATGAGAGCATAACCAATTCCCTTAAATTCGGCATACAGGAGAGGAGCAAAAAGAAAATCTACATTCATTTACAGAAGGGCGATTCCGATGAATATATCTTGTATATCGGAGATAATGGTATTGGTTTTTCCGAATCGGTTACCCACAAAAATTCAAAATCCTTGGGCCTAAAATTGATCCATAACCTCGTTCGTCAGCTACAGGGAACCATTATCCGTGATTTTACCAGAGACGGCACCCATTATACCATTACGTTCAAAATGGTACGAAACCATAGTTCTATGAGATCGTAG
- a CDS encoding ABC transporter ATP-binding protein produces the protein MAKILNVSHLTKRYISGTKELTVLNDITFDIEEGETFAIVGPSGSGKTTLLGLCAGLDRPDAGSVELCGTDLASLNEDERAALRNREVGFIFQNFQLLPTLTALENVIVPLELQGFKSPTRSGQDLLDKVGLADRFHHYPSQLSGGEQQRVALARAFSSNPSILFADEPTGNLDEETGEKVVKLLFELNQEAGTTLVIVSHDLELARRNQRILRLKGGKVIANESTVPL, from the coding sequence ATGGCAAAGATATTAAACGTTAGCCATCTGACGAAGCGCTATATTAGTGGAACTAAAGAGCTGACGGTGCTAAATGATATTACCTTCGATATCGAAGAGGGGGAAACATTCGCTATTGTAGGCCCTTCCGGTAGCGGAAAGACTACGTTATTGGGACTCTGTGCCGGTCTTGACCGACCGGATGCCGGATCGGTAGAGCTCTGCGGTACGGACCTGGCATCATTGAACGAAGACGAGCGCGCTGCGTTGCGCAACCGGGAGGTCGGCTTTATTTTTCAGAACTTTCAGCTGCTACCCACGCTGACCGCCCTTGAAAACGTAATCGTGCCCTTGGAATTACAGGGTTTTAAAAGTCCCACCCGGTCCGGACAGGACTTGCTGGACAAGGTAGGACTGGCGGACCGGTTCCATCATTACCCCTCCCAGCTTTCGGGGGGCGAACAGCAACGGGTGGCCTTGGCCAGGGCATTTTCAAGTAACCCTTCCATATTATTCGCCGATGAGCCTACGGGGAATCTCGACGAGGAGACCGGCGAAAAGGTGGTGAAACTGCTGTTCGAACTGAACCAGGAGGCCGGTACCACCTTGGTCATTGTTTCCCACGACCTTGAACTGGCCCGGAGAAACCAGCGCATTCTCCGGTTGAAGGGCGGAAAAGTAATCGCTAACGAAAGTACGGTACCGCTGTGA
- a CDS encoding sensor histidine kinase — protein MAKSIKIPYKTDDQTRLMYRFVYVSSALTAIFGLFCLYPLGILGVVPMVCFSYCLLNLSNITLLKKHGNLKATALLSGVISLLAAISVILFSGGINSPFIFILGVIVLGGYAGARIFGTVYLNAAMLAVLLIFIVGEAQIPFIVNEVPAESRPHFSLISLLFAVYLVGGVFGKSLVRSHDALVKSKAELERRIAEKEVLLREVHHRVKNNLQTVSSLLNLQAKNSTNEKIGELINSSQNRVASMAMIHEMLYVRHDLSKIEFRPYVQELTNYLITSTDNKDKNIGINLNMVEVHLCIDTAIPLGLLINEAVTNSLKYGFLDNANGQIDISLKIGDAENAYVLSIKDDGIGFSPELNKNKKSLGLKLIHNLARQLRGSVQLKTSDQGTHYQVVFLDVDRHRTIGD, from the coding sequence ATGGCAAAATCGATTAAAATCCCTTACAAAACGGATGACCAGACCCGGTTGATGTATCGATTTGTTTACGTCTCATCGGCCTTGACGGCGATATTTGGACTATTTTGCCTGTATCCCTTAGGCATTCTCGGGGTCGTTCCGATGGTATGCTTTTCCTATTGTCTCCTGAACCTCTCCAACATCACTCTTCTCAAGAAGCACGGCAATCTAAAGGCTACCGCCCTGCTGTCCGGCGTGATATCCCTTCTAGCTGCCATAAGCGTTATACTCTTTAGCGGAGGCATTAACAGTCCGTTTATCTTTATTCTGGGCGTAATTGTGTTGGGAGGCTATGCGGGCGCCCGCATCTTTGGCACCGTTTATCTGAACGCCGCAATGCTGGCCGTACTCTTAATTTTTATCGTAGGTGAGGCCCAGATCCCTTTCATCGTCAATGAAGTGCCGGCCGAATCGCGACCGCATTTCAGCCTTATATCCCTATTGTTCGCCGTATATCTTGTCGGTGGTGTTTTTGGGAAGTCCCTTGTACGGTCCCACGATGCCCTGGTTAAATCCAAAGCGGAATTAGAACGTCGTATTGCCGAAAAAGAAGTGCTGCTCAGGGAAGTGCACCACCGAGTAAAAAACAATTTACAGACCGTTTCAAGTCTATTGAACCTACAGGCGAAAAACTCGACCAATGAAAAAATCGGGGAATTGATCAATAGCAGTCAGAACCGCGTGGCCTCCATGGCAATGATTCACGAAATGCTTTACGTTCGTCATGACCTTTCAAAAATCGAGTTTCGCCCGTATGTGCAAGAGTTGACCAACTACCTCATCACTTCCACGGACAATAAGGATAAAAATATCGGCATAAATTTGAATATGGTCGAGGTACACCTCTGTATAGACACTGCAATTCCGCTGGGACTTCTCATAAACGAAGCGGTGACAAATTCTCTTAAGTATGGTTTTTTGGACAATGCCAACGGTCAGATAGATATCAGCCTAAAAATAGGGGATGCTGAAAATGCCTATGTTTTGAGTATAAAGGACGATGGTATCGGTTTTTCTCCTGAACTGAACAAGAACAAAAAATCATTGGGACTTAAACTTATCCATAATCTGGCCCGACAACTCAGAGGTTCGGTACAACTTAAGACTTCGGACCAAGGAACGCACTATCAAGTTGTTTTCTTGGACGTCGATAGGCATCGGACTATCGGAGACTAA
- the msrA gene encoding peptide-methionine (S)-S-oxide reductase MsrA, producing the protein MKIFGNTILVLALALTYSCQSSPKKNKAASSEKDTANHIQNPTAQELDKLETAYFASGCFWCVEAIFESVKGVKEVVSGYAGGSQANPTYEQVAGGRTDHAEAVKVYYDPEVISFTALVQVFFGSHDPTTLNRQGPDRGPQYRSIAFYQNDREKEIIEGYIKALKEQKVYQGEPITTEVTALSKFYEAEDYHQDYERKNPNNSYITNVSVPRLNRFKANFSDYLKEEAH; encoded by the coding sequence ATGAAAATATTCGGAAATACGATATTAGTTCTTGCTTTGGCGCTGACCTATTCCTGCCAATCCAGTCCCAAAAAAAACAAAGCCGCTTCTTCGGAAAAGGACACGGCCAATCACATCCAAAATCCCACCGCCCAGGAATTGGATAAGTTAGAGACCGCTTATTTCGCGAGCGGCTGTTTCTGGTGTGTAGAAGCTATTTTTGAAAGTGTAAAAGGAGTCAAGGAAGTCGTTTCAGGCTACGCCGGGGGCTCCCAGGCAAATCCCACCTACGAACAGGTGGCCGGTGGTCGCACGGATCACGCCGAAGCGGTCAAGGTATATTACGATCCTGAGGTCATCTCCTTTACCGCGTTGGTTCAGGTTTTCTTCGGTTCGCACGATCCGACCACCCTCAATCGGCAGGGGCCGGATCGAGGACCACAATATAGATCCATCGCATTCTACCAAAACGATCGCGAAAAGGAAATTATCGAGGGATACATCAAGGCCCTGAAAGAACAAAAGGTTTATCAGGGGGAACCTATTACCACGGAGGTGACCGCTTTGAGTAAATTCTACGAGGCGGAGGACTATCACCAAGACTACGAACGTAAGAACCCCAACAACTCGTACATAACGAACGTTTCCGTCCCGAGGTTAAACCGATTTAAGGCGAACTTTTCCGACTACTTAAAGGAAGAGGCGCATTGA
- a CDS encoding ABC transporter permease: MAWRDGKASGTRLLLFMASIILGIAAVVSIQSFSENLKDNIALQSKALMGADFIIDSRQPPNERVLQIIDSLGGADAKSVGFPSMAVFPKTRNTKLVNVKGIEGGFPFYGELETDPVTAATDYQQAGEVLVDATLMMQFGLRPGDSVSIGEITLPIAGRLVSAPGSTGVSASVAPPVLIPYRFIEATGLIQTGSRIRYDFYFVAGPGQDLEALDEKVDPLLDAQNADLDTHTSTGERLGRRYENFGKFLNLVAFIALLLGCVGIASSVHIYIKEKLQSVAVLKCIGASRKQSFLIYLIQIAGMGLIGGLIGTGVGLLVQQSFPLLLQGFLPFEVQITLTVAPIIMGLLLGVFMSVLFALSPLLSTWYVSPLQVLRIQENVPRKSRRANVLIMSAILLFVFLFSYWLVDSWKYALSFAAGILVVFMLLGGVADLFMKGIKKYFPTSWGFTARQSLLNLFRPNNQTLVLILAIGVGTFLISTLYFSKDILLAKTTLEANDEAPNLILLDVQTEQQEAAVARITEKGLPLLNNIPIVTMRMHKIKDRTVNEIRSDTTSTINGWILNHEFRVTYRDSLIDSESLEAGNWPVESQGEGVVPVSLSDNVARDAGVEVGDRLVFNVQGMLMETEVASIREVDWGRMQLNFSVLFPSGVLEDAPQFRVLTTYTPNESTSAGLQRELVQEFPTVSILDLRQLLSVVDDILDKISWVINFMAFFSILTGIIVLIGSVRTSKYQRIKESVLLRTLGAKSGQILKITALEYGYLGILGSTTGVLLSLIGSQLLALFVFETAFVPSWVPLLIVLPGITMLVLAIGLLNSRGVLNSPPLEVLRKEGV, from the coding sequence ATGGCGTGGCGTGACGGCAAGGCCAGTGGAACACGTCTGCTACTGTTCATGGCCTCGATCATTCTGGGCATCGCCGCGGTGGTCTCCATCCAATCCTTCAGTGAAAATTTAAAGGACAATATCGCCCTTCAGTCAAAAGCCTTGATGGGGGCGGATTTTATCATCGACAGCAGGCAACCTCCCAATGAAAGGGTACTGCAGATTATCGATTCGCTGGGCGGTGCGGATGCCAAGAGCGTCGGATTTCCATCCATGGCGGTCTTCCCCAAGACCCGAAATACCAAATTGGTCAACGTGAAGGGCATCGAAGGCGGTTTTCCTTTTTACGGGGAGCTTGAAACCGACCCGGTAACGGCAGCTACCGATTATCAACAGGCGGGAGAAGTCCTGGTCGATGCGACCCTGATGATGCAATTCGGACTCAGGCCGGGGGATTCCGTCTCGATCGGGGAAATAACCCTGCCTATTGCCGGCCGTTTGGTTTCCGCCCCGGGAAGCACGGGCGTATCGGCCTCGGTCGCGCCGCCTGTACTGATTCCCTACCGCTTTATCGAGGCAACGGGACTTATACAGACCGGAAGCCGGATTCGATACGACTTTTATTTTGTGGCGGGACCGGGACAGGACCTAGAGGCGCTGGACGAAAAGGTAGATCCGTTGCTCGATGCCCAAAATGCGGACCTCGATACGCATACTTCTACCGGTGAGCGCTTGGGCCGCCGTTACGAAAACTTTGGCAAATTCCTGAACCTCGTCGCCTTTATTGCCCTTTTGTTGGGCTGTGTGGGTATCGCCAGTTCCGTACATATCTATATTAAGGAGAAACTGCAGTCCGTCGCCGTACTCAAATGCATCGGGGCCAGCCGCAAACAAAGTTTCTTGATCTACCTGATCCAGATTGCCGGCATGGGCCTGATCGGTGGCCTTATCGGTACCGGGGTCGGATTGCTCGTGCAACAATCCTTTCCCTTATTGCTTCAGGGCTTTTTGCCTTTTGAGGTCCAAATTACCTTGACCGTGGCCCCGATCATCATGGGGCTGTTACTCGGAGTGTTCATGTCGGTACTGTTCGCCCTCTCGCCCCTGTTGAGCACTTGGTACGTATCGCCGCTGCAGGTCTTGCGTATCCAGGAAAACGTACCCCGAAAGTCGAGGAGGGCCAATGTATTGATAATGTCCGCCATCCTCCTGTTCGTATTTCTATTTTCGTATTGGTTGGTCGACAGTTGGAAGTACGCGCTATCGTTCGCAGCAGGCATATTGGTGGTCTTTATGCTGTTGGGCGGGGTTGCCGATCTCTTTATGAAAGGGATAAAAAAATACTTCCCGACTTCGTGGGGCTTTACCGCCCGACAAAGTCTACTGAATCTTTTTCGGCCCAACAATCAGACCTTGGTCCTGATCCTGGCCATCGGGGTAGGTACGTTTCTCATCAGTACGCTGTATTTCTCCAAGGATATCCTACTGGCAAAAACGACCTTGGAAGCCAATGACGAAGCCCCCAACCTGATTTTGTTGGATGTGCAGACCGAACAACAGGAAGCCGCAGTTGCCCGCATTACCGAAAAGGGATTGCCCCTGCTGAACAACATTCCGATCGTTACCATGCGGATGCATAAAATAAAGGACCGTACGGTAAACGAGATTCGATCGGATACCACTTCGACCATTAACGGATGGATATTGAACCACGAGTTTCGGGTCACCTACCGCGATTCGCTGATTGATTCCGAAAGCTTGGAAGCGGGAAATTGGCCTGTGGAATCCCAGGGGGAAGGCGTCGTGCCGGTATCCCTCTCCGATAACGTGGCGCGTGACGCCGGGGTCGAAGTAGGGGATAGGCTTGTTTTCAACGTACAGGGCATGTTAATGGAAACCGAAGTGGCCAGTATCCGCGAGGTGGACTGGGGGCGGATGCAATTGAATTTCTCCGTACTCTTTCCGAGCGGTGTGCTGGAAGATGCCCCTCAATTCCGGGTTTTGACCACCTATACACCCAATGAAAGCACATCGGCCGGCCTGCAGCGGGAATTGGTACAGGAATTCCCGACCGTGTCCATTTTAGATTTACGGCAACTGTTATCTGTTGTCGATGACATTCTGGATAAAATTTCGTGGGTCATCAACTTTATGGCCTTCTTCAGCATCCTGACCGGAATCATCGTGTTGATCGGTTCGGTACGCACCAGCAAGTATCAACGTATTAAGGAGAGTGTACTGCTTAGGACCTTAGGGGCGAAAAGTGGACAAATCCTAAAGATTACCGCGTTGGAATATGGTTATCTAGGCATCTTGGGAAGCACTACAGGTGTGTTACTCTCCCTGATCGGGAGCCAGTTATTGGCCCTCTTCGTTTTTGAAACTGCCTTTGTGCCTTCGTGGGTGCCTTTATTGATCGTGCTTCCCGGTATTACGATGCTCGTGCTCGCCATCGGGCTGCTCAACAGCCGTGGAGTGCTGAACAGTCCACCTTTGGAAGTACTGCGAAAGGAAGGGGTATAG